One Lemur catta isolate mLemCat1 chromosome 15, mLemCat1.pri, whole genome shotgun sequence genomic window carries:
- the KRT222 gene encoding keratin-like protein KRT222: MELSQLLNEIRANYEKLLTRNQIETVLSTRIQLEEDISKKMDKDEEALKAAQAELKEARRQWHHLQVEIESLHAVERGLENSLHASEQHYQTQLQDLEAVIEGLEKELQEVRRGIEKQLQEHEMLLNTKMRLEQEIATYRRLLEKEEIRYYGCIQGGKKDQKPTTSRVGFVLPSAIINEISFSTKVPQKCENEKVETVTKQAILNGNIVKESTEAHGTIQTEKVDEVIKEWEGSFFKDNPRLRKKSVSLRFDLHLAATDEGCLQTKQDNLPDIEVRLIMRRSCSIPSIKPPSAAN, translated from the exons ATGGAACTGTCCCAGCTCCTCAATGAGATCAGGGCAAACTATGAAAAGCTCCTCACCAGAAATCAGATAGAGACGGTGCTCTCAACAAGGATCCAG CTAGAAGAAGATATAAgcaaaaaaatggacaaagatgaGGAGGCTTTAAAGGCGGCTCAAGCAGAACTCAAGGAAGCCCGACGCCAGTGGCACCACCTGCAAGTGGAAATTGAATCTCTCCATGCTGTG GAAAGGGGCCTTGAAAACTCCCTACATGCCAGTGAGCAGCATTACCAGACGCAGCTGCAAGACCTAGAGGCAGTGATCGAAGGACTAGAGAAAGAGCTACAGGAAGTAAGGCGCGGCATCGAAAAACAGCTTCAAGAGCATGAGATGCTTCTCAACACGAAGATGAGGCTAGAACAAGAAATAGCAACTTATCGCCGCcttctagaaaaggaagaaatcag ATATTATGGTTGTATCCAAGGTgggaaaaaagaccaaaaacctACCACAAGTAGAGTTGGTTTTGTTTTACCATCAG ccatcataaatgaaatatctttttcaacAAAAGTCCCACAAAAGTGTGAGAACGAAAAAGTGGAAACAGTGACCAAGCAGGCgatattaaatggaaatatcGTGAAGGAGAGCACTGAAGCTCATGGCACTATTCA AACAGAGAAAGTGGATGAAGTTATTAAAGAATGGGAAGGATCCTTCTTTAAAGATAACCCTCGATTAAGGAAAAAATCTGTTTCTCTTCGATTTGATCTTCATTTAGCAGCCACCGATGAAGGGTGTTTACAGACTAAGCAGGATAATCTACCAGACATAGAAGTCAGGTTAATCATGAGAAGATCATGCAGTATCCCCTCTATCAAACCTCCATCAGCAGCTAATTAA